GCCTCTTCCAGTTCAGTGCAGCCAGCGGCCCCGGCACAGACAGCGCCGACGGAGAGCAGTAGTGTTCGGCGGTTCACGGTGGCTCCTAGAACTTGGCGAGGAGATAATTGAGTGTTGCGGCCGGGCTGTTCGACCGAATATCGACGTCGGCACCTTACTATTGAATTCGAAGTAATACACTACGGATTTCGAAGCTATTGACTACAGATATTGAAGTAATTTGCTTCGTATTTCGAAGTAAAATGCTTAGAAAATTGTAGTCTTGTGACTGTCGAATCCATCCGACCGCGTCTCAGATCTGGTATCGTTGCCGCGCCCGAGACGTTCATTAGTATCCAACGCGTATCCGGGGCGTGGTCTGGCAGACACTCGCTGCGCTCCCCGACTGGCTCGTCGCTGGCGTCGCCCTCGCGGGGGTGTTTTCGGTAATCGTGGCCGGGATCTTCCTCGCCGGACAGCGTCTGATACCGTCATCGACGGGCCAGCGAAAGCGACGAACCGACGGGAGTGGCGATGGGATGGCACGTCGCCGCGCCGAGATCAGACACTACTTCGATGCTATCGGAGAGCGCTACGAGGAGGGGCGGACAGTCGACGATCAGTACGTCGATTTTTACCTGCCGAGGCGGGGGGTTGCGGTGACGTTCGACGCGCACGTCTACTTCCAGCTCCGGTCGAACGATGTCGAAGCGGTGCTGGTCGAGCACGAACTGCCGGGCATTGCGCTCGGGAGCAGGCTCCCCTTCGAGACGCCAACCGTGACGATTGACCGATCCGAGGGCGTCCCAACCGGGGCCTTCACGGAACTGGGCCTATCGACAGACGCGGAGATCAAGGAGATCGAGCGGGCATACCGAAACCGTGTGATGGATGTCCACCCCGACCACGGCGGCGACAGCGAGGAGTTCAGACGATTACAGGAGGCATACGACGCCGCGAAAGAGCACGCGAGTTGACCCTATAGCTCCGACACTTCGTACCCGACTTCCGCATCCCGTAGCGCGTCCGTTACGCGCCCGACGTTGTCGGTGGTCGATGCCACGAGAACGTCCAGTCCCCGACTTGCGGCATCGACTGCAACCTCGCCAGCGGCGAACCGCGTGTCGATATCGACGTCTGCACCGCGCAGTGCGACGACCGCTTCGACGCCCGCAGCGGTCACGATATCGGCGCTCGACGAACGCTCGGCGAGTGCAGAAGAATCGACGGCACGGCTCCCGCCCGACCGGACCGGCGGGATCTGGAGAACGGTGACGTCACCGGGATCGAGATCGATGATCCCCTCGAAGCCGGTGACGCCAACGTCCTCACCCGCGTCCGCGTCCGTCGTTGCGACGCCGGTGGCTGGCCCCGATTCCCCCGGCGTCGCACGCAACAGGCCGTCTTCGACAGTTAACGTGACACTTTCACCCTCATCGATCACAGCAGCGGCAATCGCGGCGTCTTCCTGTACATTACCGAGGATATCTTCGGTGACGTGATCGGCGAAACGGCGCACGTCGGCTGCCTCGGAGAGGAGCCAGTCGACGCCCTCTTTGGTGATCCGATAGCGCGACCTGCCCTCCTTCTCAACGAGGTCATCGTCGACGAGCTCGCGGATATACTCGCTCACCGCCTGGCTCGTCACGCCGACGGCGTCGGCGATCTCGCCCTGACTTACCGCGGGTTGTCGGTCCGCTATTTCGACGAGGATGCGAAATCGTGTCGCGGACCGTTTGTTTTCGAGGACGTCGGACATATCCACACGGTTACCACGCAGCAGTAAAAAAACACCACGGTGTCGGCGTCTCACCCGACCGATCGGTCGTCATCGGCGGTCGTGTGTTGGCCGGTCCCGGTCCCGATAGGCCTATGTTTAAGCGGAGACTACCGGGGACCAGTGACAGTAGCTTCGAGTACCCCGCTCGTGGTCGACGCGTTCACGTCGTTCGATCCGACGGCCCACTTCGTCTGGGTCGCCATCGGTGCGTTCCTGCTGACGGCCGCACTCGACTTCGCGGGCAACAGGACACAGGCCCGGTACGCCGGCAGTGTTGCGTGGGCGCTGTTCGGCGTCTTCTGGCTGACGATGGTGCCGTACTTTTACTACGACGCGCAAAGCCCTCTCCAGACGATCCTCAGCCTCGCCGGACTACCACTGTGTGTCTACACCGGATATCTGCTGTACGGTGGGCGTGATTCGCTGTTGACCCTGACGCGTGCCGTCGGGTTGATGGGTATCATCTATCTGCCCTTCACGACGATCGAGCCGCTGAAGATGTGGCTCATCGAGACCGTGACGATCCAGTCTCACATGGGGATGCAACTGCTCGGCTACTCGCCGGGGATCGAGGAAGGAATGAACGGCTACCAGAGCCGTTTTGCGTTCGAGGGCTATTCGACGTACATCGTGCTGGCGTGCACCGGGATCGGGAGCATCTCGATCTTTGGGGGGCTGATCGCCGCAGTCCGCGCACCGCTTCGCCGAAAGCTCGCCGCGTTCGCGGTGGCAGTCGGCGTGATCTGGATCCTCAACCTCGCCCGGAACGTCTTCGTCGGCCTCGCCGCCCCGCTCGGCTGGTTCGATTACGGCGTCTTCAACACGATTACGGTGACGCTCGCGGGTGAAGGGATGCGAACCTCCTTTTTCGTCTCCCATCACCTGATCTCCCAGACGCTCTCGATCGTCGCGCTCGTCGGCATCACCCTGCTCGTCGTCCGCATCGTCCCCG
This DNA window, taken from Natranaeroarchaeum aerophilus, encodes the following:
- the artA gene encoding archaeosortase A, giving the protein MTVASSTPLVVDAFTSFDPTAHFVWVAIGAFLLTAALDFAGNRTQARYAGSVAWALFGVFWLTMVPYFYYDAQSPLQTILSLAGLPLCVYTGYLLYGGRDSLLTLTRAVGLMGIIYLPFTTIEPLKMWLIETVTIQSHMGMQLLGYSPGIEEGMNGYQSRFAFEGYSTYIVLACTGIGSISIFGGLIAAVRAPLRRKLAAFAVAVGVIWILNLARNVFVGLAAPLGWFDYGVFNTITVTLAGEGMRTSFFVSHHLISQTLSIVALVGITLLVVRIVPELFDVLDDLLYILTGDEYDLRADLGMEPVMTDGGDD
- a CDS encoding J domain-containing protein, whose translation is MVWQTLAALPDWLVAGVALAGVFSVIVAGIFLAGQRLIPSSTGQRKRRTDGSGDGMARRRAEIRHYFDAIGERYEEGRTVDDQYVDFYLPRRGVAVTFDAHVYFQLRSNDVEAVLVEHELPGIALGSRLPFETPTVTIDRSEGVPTGAFTELGLSTDAEIKEIERAYRNRVMDVHPDHGGDSEEFRRLQEAYDAAKEHAS
- a CDS encoding MarR family transcriptional regulator, giving the protein MSDVLENKRSATRFRILVEIADRQPAVSQGEIADAVGVTSQAVSEYIRELVDDDLVEKEGRSRYRITKEGVDWLLSEAADVRRFADHVTEDILGNVQEDAAIAAAVIDEGESVTLTVEDGLLRATPGESGPATGVATTDADAGEDVGVTGFEGIIDLDPGDVTVLQIPPVRSGGSRAVDSSALAERSSSADIVTAAGVEAVVALRGADVDIDTRFAAGEVAVDAASRGLDVLVASTTDNVGRVTDALRDAEVGYEVSEL